A region from the Lonchura striata isolate bLonStr1 chromosome 16, bLonStr1.mat, whole genome shotgun sequence genome encodes:
- the WIPI2 gene encoding WD repeat domain phosphoinositide-interacting protein 2 isoform X2: MNLAGQSGDAGSGHLLFANFNQDNTSLAVGSKSGYKFFSLSSVDKLEQIYECTDTEDVCIVERLFSSSLVAIVSLKAPRKLKVCHFKKGTEICNYSYSNTILAVKLNRQRLIVCLEESLYIHNIRDMKVLHTIRETPPNPAGLCALSINNDNCYLAYPGSATIGEVQVFDTINLRAANMIPAHDSPLAALAFDASGTKLATASEKGTVIRVFSIPEGQKLFEFRRGVKRCVSICSLAFSMDGMFLSASSNTETVHIFKLETVKEKPQEEPTTWTGYFGKVLMASTSYLPSQVTEMFNQGRAFATVRLPFCGHKNICALATIQKIPRLLVGAADGYLYMYNLDPQEGGECTLMKQHKLDGSMEPANEILESASHDRPLVAQTYSAAVTKAYTDDLGAVGGACLEDETNSLRLDEDSEHPPMILRTD; this comes from the exons GTCCCTTGCAGTTGGCAGTAAATCAGGCTACaaattcttctctctttcttctgtgGACAAATTAGAGCAGATCTATGAATGCA CTGACACAGAAGATGTGTGCATTGTGGAGAGGCTCTTCTCCAGTAGTCTGGTGGCCATAGTTAGCCTTAAAGCTCCACGCAAGCTGAAAGTTTGTCACTTCAAGAAGGGGACAGAGATTTGCAACTACAGTTACTCCAACACCATCTTGGCTGTCAAACTCAATAGACAG AGGCTGATAGTATGTCTGGAAGAGTCTCTTTATATACACAACATACGAGACATGAAGGTATTACATACAATCAGGGAGACACCTCCCAATCCTGCAG GGTTGTGTGCTTTATCAATAAACAATGATAATTGCTACCTGGCCTATCCAGGAAGTGCAACTATTGGAGAAGTACAAGTCTTTGACACCATCAATCTG AGAGCTGCCAATATGATCCCAGCTCATGATAGTCCCTTGGCTGCTTTGGCATTTGATGCAAGTGGTACTAAACTTGCCACAGCCTCAGAAAAG GGGACAGTAATAAGAGTGTTTTCCATTCCAGAGGGACAGAAACTATTTGAATTCCGAAGGGGAGTGAAGAG GTGTGTGAGCATCTGTTCATTGGCTTTCAGCATGGATGGCATGTTTCTGTCTGCATCCAGTAACACGGAGACAGTGCATATCTTCAAACTTGAGACTGTGAAAGAAAA ACCTCAGGAAGAGCCTACAACCTGGACAGGTTACTTTGGAAAAGTGCTGATGGCCTCAACGAGCTATTTGCCCTCTCAAGTAACAGAGATGTTCAACCAGGGTAGAGCCTTTGCTACAGTCCGTCTGCCCTTCTGTGGGCACAAAAACATCTGTGCACTTGCCAC AATCCAGAAGATCCCTCGTTTGCTGGTGGGAGCTGCTGATGGGTATCTCTACATGTACAACTTAGACCCCCAGGAAGGAGGCGAGTGCACACTAATGAAGCAGCACAA GCTCGATGGCAGCATGGAGCCCGCCAACGAAATTCTGGAGTCTGCATCCCACGACCGGCCGCTGGTAGCGCAGACATACAGTGCCGCTGTGACTAAAG CCTATACGGATGAcctgggtgctgtgggtggAGCTTGCCTGGAAGATGAAACCAACTCACTTAGATTGGACGAAGACAGTGAGCATCCCCCCATGATCCTTCGGACAGACTAA
- the WIPI2 gene encoding WD repeat domain phosphoinositide-interacting protein 2 isoform X1, with translation MNLAGQSGDAGSGHLLFANFNQDNTSLAVGSKSGYKFFSLSSVDKLEQIYECTDTEDVCIVERLFSSSLVAIVSLKAPRKLKVCHFKKGTEICNYSYSNTILAVKLNRQRLIVCLEESLYIHNIRDMKVLHTIRETPPNPAGLCALSINNDNCYLAYPGSATIGEVQVFDTINLRAANMIPAHDSPLAALAFDASGTKLATASEKGTVIRVFSIPEGQKLFEFRRGVKRCVSICSLAFSMDGMFLSASSNTETVHIFKLETVKEKPQEEPTTWTGYFGKVLMASTSYLPSQVTEMFNQGRAFATVRLPFCGHKNICALATIQKIPRLLVGAADGYLYMYNLDPQEGGECTLMKQHKLDGSMEPANEILESASHDRPLVAQTYSAAVTKGTYVPSSPSRHAYTDDLGAVGGACLEDETNSLRLDEDSEHPPMILRTD, from the exons GTCCCTTGCAGTTGGCAGTAAATCAGGCTACaaattcttctctctttcttctgtgGACAAATTAGAGCAGATCTATGAATGCA CTGACACAGAAGATGTGTGCATTGTGGAGAGGCTCTTCTCCAGTAGTCTGGTGGCCATAGTTAGCCTTAAAGCTCCACGCAAGCTGAAAGTTTGTCACTTCAAGAAGGGGACAGAGATTTGCAACTACAGTTACTCCAACACCATCTTGGCTGTCAAACTCAATAGACAG AGGCTGATAGTATGTCTGGAAGAGTCTCTTTATATACACAACATACGAGACATGAAGGTATTACATACAATCAGGGAGACACCTCCCAATCCTGCAG GGTTGTGTGCTTTATCAATAAACAATGATAATTGCTACCTGGCCTATCCAGGAAGTGCAACTATTGGAGAAGTACAAGTCTTTGACACCATCAATCTG AGAGCTGCCAATATGATCCCAGCTCATGATAGTCCCTTGGCTGCTTTGGCATTTGATGCAAGTGGTACTAAACTTGCCACAGCCTCAGAAAAG GGGACAGTAATAAGAGTGTTTTCCATTCCAGAGGGACAGAAACTATTTGAATTCCGAAGGGGAGTGAAGAG GTGTGTGAGCATCTGTTCATTGGCTTTCAGCATGGATGGCATGTTTCTGTCTGCATCCAGTAACACGGAGACAGTGCATATCTTCAAACTTGAGACTGTGAAAGAAAA ACCTCAGGAAGAGCCTACAACCTGGACAGGTTACTTTGGAAAAGTGCTGATGGCCTCAACGAGCTATTTGCCCTCTCAAGTAACAGAGATGTTCAACCAGGGTAGAGCCTTTGCTACAGTCCGTCTGCCCTTCTGTGGGCACAAAAACATCTGTGCACTTGCCAC AATCCAGAAGATCCCTCGTTTGCTGGTGGGAGCTGCTGATGGGTATCTCTACATGTACAACTTAGACCCCCAGGAAGGAGGCGAGTGCACACTAATGAAGCAGCACAA GCTCGATGGCAGCATGGAGCCCGCCAACGAAATTCTGGAGTCTGCATCCCACGACCGGCCGCTGGTAGCGCAGACATACAGTGCCGCTGTGACTAAAGGTACATATGTGCCTTCCTCACCCAGCAGGCATG CCTATACGGATGAcctgggtgctgtgggtggAGCTTGCCTGGAAGATGAAACCAACTCACTTAGATTGGACGAAGACAGTGAGCATCCCCCCATGATCCTTCGGACAGACTAA
- the SLC29A4 gene encoding equilibrative nucleoside transporter 4 produces the protein MGSVGAERLKELSPALTPEGNVVMSFSFDSYQLEEDEMQRGSQAKAVLTFMEPVSEDPEPQDRYHGIYFAMLLAGVGFLLPYNSFITDVDYLHHKYPGTSIVFDMSLTYILVALVAVILNNALVELLSLHTRISVGYLFALGPLLFVSICDVWLELFSRRQAYAINLVAVGVVAFGCTVQQSSFYGYTGLLPKRYTQGVMTGESTAGVIISLSRIFTKLLLSDEKENTVIFFFISIGMELTCFILHLLVKRTRFVRYYTDGSRKGLPESRGAGEPGTGYRVHHDVTSEDVRFENREQGQPSSPRGSPGLEAELAGSGTYMRFDVPRPKIKRSWPSFRDMLLYRYVVSRLIWAYMLSIAMTYFITLCLFPGLESEIHNCTLGEWLPILIMAIFNLSDFVGKILAALPYDWRGTHLLVYSCLRVVFIPLFIMCVYPNGQPTFGHPAWPCIFSLLMGITNGYFGSVPMILAAGKVSPEQRELAGNTMTVSYMTGLTLGSAVAYFAYSLTSTSHSTCFYTETSNGSFTSGY, from the exons ATGGGCTCGGTGGGAGCCGAGCGCCTCAAGGAGCTGAGCCCGGCGCTGACGCCCGAGGGGAACGTGGTGATGAGCTTCAGCTTCGACAGCTACCAGCTGGAGGAGGACGAGATGCAGCGGGGCAGCCAGGCCAAGGCTGTCCTCACCTTCATGGAGCCAG TTTCTGAGGACCCTGAGCCCCAGGATCGATACCATGGGATTTATTTTGCCATGCTGCTGGCTGGAGTGGGATTTCTCCTGCCCTACAACAGCTTTATCACCGATGTGGATTACCTGCATCATAAATACCCAG GGACCTCCATTGTCTTTGACATGAGCCTCACCTACATCCTGGTGGCCTTGGTGGCCGTCATCCTCAACAACGCGCTGGTGGAGCTGCTGAGCTTGCACACCCGGATCTCCGTGG GCTACCTctttgccctggggcccctgctCTTCGTCAGCATCTGTGACGTGTGGCTGGAGCTGTTCAGCCGCAGACAAGCCTACGCCATCAACCTGGTGGCTGTGGGGGTGGTGGCCTTTGGCTGCACAG TGCAGCAATCCAGCTTCTACGGCTACACGGGGCTGCTGCCCAAGCGCTACACGCAGGGAGTGATGACGGGCGAGA GCACCGCCGGGGTCATCATCTCGCTCAGCCGCATCTTCACCAAGCTGCTGCTGTCGGACGAGAAGGAGAACACCGtcatcttcttcttcatctcCATCGGCATGGAGCTGACGTGCTTCATCCTCCACCTCCTGGTGAAGCGCACCCGCTTCGTGCGCTACTACACCGACGGCTCCCGCAAGGGCCTCCCCGAGAGCCGCGGGGCCGGCGAGCCCGGCACTGGCTACCGCGTCCACCACGACGTCACCTCCGAGGACGTCCGATTT GAAAACCGGGAGCAGGGGCAGCCGAGCTccccccggggcagccccggtcTCGAAGCTGAGCTGGCTGGGAGTGGCACCTACATGCGCTTCGACGTCCCTCGGCCCAAGATCAAGAGAAGCTGGCCCAGCTTCCGAG aCATGCTGCTCTACCGCTACGTCGTGTCCCGCCTCATCTGGGCCTACATGCTCTCCATCGCCATGACCTACTTCATCACGCTGTGCCTCTTCCCCGGGCTGGAGTCGGAGATCCACAACTGCACGCTGGGGGAATGGCTCCCCATCCTCATCATGGCCATCTTCAACCTCTCTGACTTTGTCGGCAAG ATCCTGGCTGCCCTGCCTTATGACTGGAGAGGGACTCACCTCCTCGTCTACTCCTGCCTCCGTGTGGTCTTCATCCCCCTCTTCATCATGTGCGTCTACCCCAACGGGCAGCCCACCTTCGGCCACCCCGCCTGGCCCTGCATCTTCTCCCTCCTCATGGGCATCACCAACGGCTACTTCGGCAGCGTGCCCATGATCCTGGCCGCAGGCAAAGTGAGCCCGGAGCAGCGGGAGCTGGCAG GGAACACCATGACCGTGTCCTACATGACGGGCCTGACGCTGGGCTCGGCCGTGGCGTATTTTGCCTACAGCCTCACCAGTACCTCCCACAGCACCTGCTTCTACACCGAAACCTCCAATGGCTCCTTTACCTCGGGCTACTGA